cttgatcagactgcacggatgtgcaggctgacgatctacactggtcgcaaaggtagaatcattTGTGTCCAGCATTTTAAGGGTTAATGTTTATACTGTATCTACTGCTACTTTGATATTACTTTTGTGTATATAAAGTCTCAAACCTTTACTAAATTCAACTGTTCCACtacaagtttatcacattttgtgtaaaaatcCCTCTGTATTTATGCCACGGTAACTATTTTGAGTATTGTTTCGTAATTTTGTAACCCATTAAGGCATtaaatatgactttattttctgTTACATACAAATCTTTCTTATGAATTTTTAATGTACACATGCATTTACGTAAGCTGAatagaaatacagaaaatatgcTTTCTAGTAATCAAATTAGttctttttatacatatttgactTATTTGTTAGACTGATGTGCAGCAAAGTTAGAGATATATCTAAGGGCCTTTAAaagattaaatacattttatatacgcCAAGATATTTAAGTAAGACAGATTATGACTGACTAACAGGAAGTTGTAAGCGGTTCTACGAGAAATGtgataattttattacttttctttAAGCAGTCACCAGAACGAAGGCGAagtatatcttcttttttttcattgtaatttctataattattgttgattGCTTTAAAGTAACTTTTTAACTTATTTCAGTTTAACAAAGACTTTAAAAAGAACCGTTTTAATGATCTATAATTTTACATTGGGTCAAGGATTCTTTTCATTATACAAATAAGATCACTCAAGGTAAGGCCCGGGCAGCAACGGAGATTTATACTCTATGTGTAGTACATTCAACAACCTTTCTTTGGGATACAAGGCTATTCAGGAGTGCGAAGTTGTAGAAGGATGTCTCATATTCACTCGTATAACGAAGATGTCGATGTGACACTATTCCACACAATCGACCAACATGCACAGAAGGTGTGTTCTGTTttgatttatgatttatttaagttttacgcatatttaatatgtattagacacaattttgttttcttccacaactttatttgtattttttgtgaattttttaaaagtacCGGGCGAGGTtataaaaggaataaaattttattttctcgTAATTCGACATATTTGAACTTTTGAATGATATTAACAACATATTGATCTAAGAAAGCCTGCTAAAATTCAATTTTAACGTACATTTAATGAATATTAAGCTATTGGCCAAAACGCAAATGGCTGGTTAGCTGTTTAGTTCAATATACTTTTCAATGCTTTTTTCACGTGTAGGAAGCTGTTTTAACAAGCCAGTTACAGCGTGGaggttttattatatatacatattcaacGGTTGTCTACTAATTGACAATGAccacttttttttgtaaaatgaaaatttgtagtAAAGTTATTTTGGAATTATGTAGTGTTACATCCATAGCtaaaagtttattagtattttctCCAACCTCTATGAAATCAGTACATTCGTTTTATTTTCTAATGTACTAGGTACCAATGCACAACATTTACTCGGAAGATGGATTGATGCAGTATCTATCTGTACCCATTGGCCTGCAAGACAAGAACAGGAATATATATCTTGCTAGATCAGTCATTGCATTCCTTAGCGAAGTAAACATAGCCCGAAGGAAAAGTACATACAACGTTGCCCGGTCCATGACAGAGATAATATATGGTAGCCCCACCGATTCCTTTAGGACACTTTGTTGGTACGTTTGCAAGTTGTTTGTTATATCAGTTTATATCTAGTTGTTTTAATTCTAATGTATTAACAAGAAGTAAACAATTTAACGAACATTTCTTACACAACTTTTTAAATCGCAATGAGtatgaatagaaaaaaatatttccaagAATGTGAAGGTGAGTattgttgtatattttatatactttattcAGTATATTGATAACAATAAACGGATTTTCCTTTAATTGCATATTTTAACacatagttctgcacgtttggttcAAAAagatttctacaatgtagaatatgactaaaccctgattttttcagaacttcaaaatatactaataaaattccgaaaataaaaaaagtagtgtcctgtgcttgttttttttttttttttgctaggctgaatttaaaaatttggacttctacaatgtagattttaatgaaacttctcacagtcgtaaattaACCTTTGGtatataatatggtgaaataaaacgtCCATTTGCTATTTTTTGAGACATTTGCTCAAGATTAAATTGATCTGCACATTTAAAGCTGATTTTAAGAGGTTATTGAGAATGATTTAACGTGACAggcgttttgaaaattatatttatctttagatgttttattaataaatttaccCACGGTTTTccattattcataaaatgattttcgtttccgtatgccgtgtccaggctttattctacgttttctggataaatgacgttacgccatacatctggtttatcgaacgtgcagaactaccttaattccTCTATTTTAGCAATGCTGGTATTGAGGCAGAAGTAATAACAGGAAAGTCGAAAGGATCAAACTATCAACCAGGTGTACAAGAAGAAGATTGTTTACAGGAAAGCAAATGGTGTGCTTTTAAATCCAGTGGCACTTGGCATCTAGTGCATCCGCAATGGGCGATTGTTTCCATGTACGGATTTGGTTATGGTGGACAACTGATAGAAGGCGATGGTCGCATAAATATACAGTCTCGTCTTCAAGTTCATGGTCAGACAATTAATGCTTTTAACGACTTTTGGTTTTGCACAAAACCTGAGATATTTATCCATCACTGTTACCCTGACAACTCTGACTGGCAGCTTTTGCCAGGACCGAACAAGACATCAGGGCAATTTTTCTCCATTCCTTTCTTGCAGCAAGGTTATTACGAAGCTGGGCTAGAACTTCTTTCCGAATATTCATGCTCGCTTAGCTCTACGAAAGGGGTATGCATAATCACTTTTTCAGACAAACATGTTGCAAGAAATCTAGAGTTTTCATACACACTGACTCTCAAGTCCGGTGACATATCAGGGGTTAGATGGGACGACCTTAGTCAGCTAGTTATGTTTATTCCAGAGGTAGATATGTATACATTCAAAATTAACTTGCCTGTTAAAGGTATGTACTTGTTTGAGATCATGGTTATAGCTGATGACATTGTCACGAATGCAAGCTGTGCTGattttaaaatcacatgtacTGAGGCATGTACGAACTGCAGAAAAGTACCCTTTAATGTTGGTATAGAAGGTTTTGGCTACGGAAACGAAGCAAAGAAAGCTGGGTTGAAACATCCATCTGAAAAGACGCCAGTCTTGGTGCTTAACTCTCCAGAACTGGAAGTAGGAAGTGATTGTGAAGATGAAATTATTGATTTCCAGATTGACAGTGATCGTGTAAATGAAGTGGAATTCACCTCAGACATAATTGGTGGTGTCAACCGAGAGGCTGTGCGCACAAGTATGTAATTTTACCTTTTCTGAAGAAGTTTATCCGTTCAAAGACTCTATGAACTGTTTGATAAAGGAAGTGCAAAGACTTTTATCtctatatttgaaaacaaataatcaCTAATTCTTAATTGGGATTAAGTGATAAGAGATTATATGAGATATTTTGTTTTCTAGTTAGTGACACATGACAATATGTAAGGTATAGAGGTAcctatctaaatattttaaatgctaAGTTTCAATTTTTCAGCGCTATTATTACAGTCTGTTTTAGAAGTTGCTCTCTGTGACTATTTTGTACAATTAACAGACAAACAGTACAGTTGCAGACACATACGGGAgggaaagcaaaaaaaaaatgcacaaacaatagttcataaatgATTCAGTGATTAACGTGTATCATATTGTATAAAGCAAAGTCTGTGCTTTAAGTTTTATAATCTTTTTTCAAGGTACATATGTCGACGGTGAGAAAGGGAGGTTAGTGGTGAAGGCAGGAATGAAAAAGACCGGTGACTTCACACTGGCTATAAAAGCTAGAGAGAAAGAACAGGGTGCTGATTTTAAAACAGTTCTAAACTATATGTTGACGACTGATAGTGGAGAAAGGGAATTTTATCGTAAGTTTAAGTTGTTCAgtttgtaatgaaaataaatatgatacGTGTTTAGTTTAGAGAACTCAGGGTTTTAGAAATcagggctaccagaaaattctgtcgggctactaagTTTTTCAGAACGTGCCCGCCGGGAAACATTGAAACTCCATATCGtgtagcccggaaatcaatactCATGTCTTCAAACATTATTTTGACAgcttgtttatcaagagatacacgCTCGAGGATTCAATTaccttaccacctactgtcacaatcggcaaaAATAAGGTTTAACCGTACCCGAAAGCAAATGTTTACAGCacgcgagattttagactgatccaataacatcaaAGTCGATGATCCGTAGTGTTctaaacaatatgtaaaccagtcctaaaattacgtcattttaccgccaatCAGAGGAGAGACATTTGATTTTGAGGGAGTTTAGTGCTTACGccgagtttatgcttttcaatttaaaaacttgcacaacatgcaaaaaatcgaccatgatttagcaaaaattcggataagtgaatacacagtgCCAAGAAAGTGAGAGACATTATTTACTCGGTTCTAGTCTTTTTATTGAACAGGGCATGAAAAGATGTTAAGAACGATACAGAATGTTTTGtcgactttaaataattttattaaataaattgctATTCAAACTGCCCTAAGGAATTtgcaaatttataaaaattgattgacATTCCTTTTatgatattgtcatgttgcaataattaacaggagaagaattcccagacaaaatacatgtagttttatcttttaaaatgaaaagaggAGACAAATGAGAAATGATAATTGTATTCTAAAGAACAAAATCTATAACCACATGTGCGTATGACTAAAATTATGTAACCCTATATTAATTTAAGCATTATATCTGACTGTTGTATACAAGCACTtagtaaataaaccgaaatggtcattgccaaataaacttaatgttcgggctaccagacaaaaatttgcagatttctgaaaccctgaatTCGGCATTGTTATTTTCACTacttatataacatatttttattcataataaatcaataaatgacATTCTGAGACATTAACCCTTAACATCGTTATGATTTTTAATCTTCAGGCAAACATGAAAAGGTAGTAAAACAAAGGAGGAGAGAaataacaaaagaacaaaaagtAGTTGACAAAACCAGAAGAAAAAGAGAATTGTTGATGGAAATTGAAGAGTTAAATACATCAACTAGCGCTCTGTGGTGAGCTGTTGCATGTTTCACCTGTGTtttgatacatgtacatgaaatggAAACAAAAGACTGAAAGTAGATTGTCAATATTGTGATGGTATTAAATAGCTGTTTAGTCCCGTTATCGTTGTATCGAGTGAGTCAGAACCATTTAGAAGTAGCTCCAAGAGTAGTTAGTATTTTCTAGTAAAACAGTTTTAAGTACGGCAATATATTTTACTAACTCGCACTGAATAAAGTCGATGTATAACAACTCCAATCCAAGTACATGGAGAATTGTTTTCACTTATTTGCAACACGATTCTCCGAGCATCTTAAAATCAATCTGTAAAATACTAAGTATCAGTGTTTAAAAAAGAACTGTATGTAAATTAACTGGTGGTTGCCATCAATTGTTATGGTTGCCGCATAGAAGACAAAAATATAATTGTAGTACTTTGAGAGATTTTAACGCAAGTGGTAGGTTAATAGTGATATGCATatttaactaaaatataaatagaaataaaggCTCTGCTAGAATTGTTTTCAAGACTTTTGTAAGTACCAAACCCGGACCACTATTCTGCGTTGCCAAACTCCAATTGACAGCATGACAATAAATAAATGACAGATCAGTTTGTTGGTTATCAAGCTTTCAGGGATAAAGGATACTAAATGTAAATTATGTATAACGAGTTAACATCGTTACCTGACGGCTATTCCTGTGTATATCTAACGACCACGAGataactttaaatgattttaattacatAACAGCTTAACCAATAAAATTCAATTCGCAACGCACTTAttataaaaaatcaataaaacgaTAAAACTATATCTTGATTACTTCTTAAGATTTTGAAATAGCTAGATACAAGCGTCATGTGTGAAGGCGTGGTCGTAAATTCCAGTGCATGTGGTTGTAGCAAACCCCACTGCTTATGGATGCGGTAACATGAATTCAGAAACTGTTTTCTACAAAAAGTGGAATCATGAAAGAGTGTCACAGTTAATCTTGTTCTGAACTGCAGTCGCATTTCAAGTTTAACTGAAtgtagtgtacatgtatatgataggGACAGATAATACCAGTATCAATACTTAAATGGGACAAGTTCAAAATCCAGAAGATGTCGAGGAAAATTAGACGCAGACttattctgtaccggtacaaacctgttctccacaagtaactgccaacttctcaacatgaattatcagaggcggaggacgaatgatttcagacacaatgtcttttatgaaattgtcacggagagcatacgccccgcccggggatcgaattcgcgaccccgcgatccgtagaccaacgctctccctgttgagctaagcgggcgggcgaaaGTGGATTCGTCCTAGAACGAGTTAGTAaagtattttctttctttatcgTGTCAACTACTTCATGCACTTGATTTTGTATCCAAAAATGAACAGCACTGATGTGGATTCATTCACGAAACAATACAAACAAGGTTTAGACACTCTAAAACGTTTTCGTTAACGtggcttgcggatgagttccgaAAAGCACCCGTAACGCACCCGTAGAACTATTAACTCATTCGTAAGTCATCTGGTATATCATTCATAAATCGGGGGCATCCGGGGGCATCCAGGGGCAAGGGTgcaaagttttgaacatgctcaaaattttacCACGCATAATATATCCGTAAAGAATCCGTAATAAATCCGTTACAGTTCTGAAAATATCGTAACAGATCTTAAAAGATCGTAACAGTCCGGTAGACAATGACTGTGGTAAAATAATACGAGCTATTACGGTTTTATTCCGGTTCTAATAAGATTGATTAAGGTTCTGTTACGATGGATTTAGAGATTTATAACATAACAAATTCGCCAAACCCATTTTGTTCCTTACACATCCGGAGCAGTCTGAGGATGGGAATCCGGAACTCACCCGGAAGGCCATCCGGGGAAGTGTGATTCTCGCTTAAGCAAGAAAAGATCGTAACAGTCCGGAAGACAATCATTGTGGTAAAATAATATGAGCTATTACGGTTTTATACCGGTTATGGCTGATCtttgccatttcgttatttcctTGTGTCACAGTGGCACTGTTGAAACGACAAATGTCATTATGGTGTCCCGCTGAACACCTGTGAAATAGACCGATTGTTGAAGAACCGCATTGTTCACAATAGCGTTTGAaattataattatactttttaCAAAAGACTAATTTCATCTAATTTTGAATTGGCAATGCTTACAAAGATGTGATGTGATGAATAGGTTTCCGATTTAACTGACCGTTAACTGGGCCTCTAATCGCTTAACCCGTTAACCGTTTACAACGCTACTAACTTCAAATATAGTTTGCTTCAAgaccaattttaacgttctctgtgatttatctctctgaaaataaatgaacgctacaccaggaatatgaatgaaaatatgtacaaacaactgataaatacttttatcatgaaccaaactttattcattttgtatgaacagcttaaatgcacaacaaatcagtaatgaaatcgcaatgtattggttttaagggactaaaaagtaaccaactgtaactatactgatttaaagagtcaacccgcttttggcatgctgttcagtaccattcgtggaggagataaatatccTTGAAcatgttcttgtttttacgaactaatactattatttacttaatggtattgttcgatgttcatccttgctttatgtttttgtgttgatgttttttgacaatgtccgcaaaaatatgataaatgttaagcgagcataaaatgtattatatatttttagtacaagatattagaaatggcgggatcattgtaatgatataaaactctctaaatttattcattgttaggctttaatgactgttttaagaCGGATAATACTTCTCAAGTAAGACatagaacggtatccacttgattgcgttgcatagcgacccacttgaaacggcgttgcattaggttttcagccgattgttcagaaacaaacctgaataattctatgaaaatacacacgcttttttttttaagagatagccctttacataaaaagtgttttaacagttacttgctcccaataaacactatatttgaggcgatattttcaaaaactgtcaaaaatctccttcccctgccggactgtacagaagtgtttgaataaacggcacaaatctcagctaaatagacacatgtgctaaaacatagacacatttgcgctccaggtgcacccatcgttttcatttgattgcttatttaacgggtagaaattcctttaaatcacacttacaataccggaaatttgtagtattggccatatttctccatctgatcagcgtaaaattcaccgctcaaacaacgttggaaccacttgatctgataaagctatgaccagtgtgtttatatatattttctcataaactCATTTGTTGCCAAAATTCTTCAGTGTTATAATCTAATAGTgatcaatagaaataaaatattttaacaaaagcCAGCACCGATAAAAATAGTACATATCTAACGAGCCCTCTACGAAAACGGGAGGTATTCTACGAAGTAGAAGCCGATGTTAGATAAAACCGAACTACTAAAACTTTTATACACTTGAGATGACACATTCCATatcaataaattataaatatactaAACTGAGATAAGATTTAGACCTAAACTTATTGAAGTTTTTTTATCTACACGGCTAATATTTGCTAGACAGGAAAAGACGCGAACTGGCCATTGTTGGTTAAAATTACCAGTTCCgttacattaattttgtgataAGTAAGGTACAGAGCAACTGTTGTCATTTGGTCATCGTGATAAAAGGATggaaaaaatacatacttttgatgaaaatgaaatcACCTTTCACAACTTCGATGTACATGTTTCAAAGGTAATGTAATTACTCTTTATTATAACACTAATAAGTACATGTTATACGATTTGTATTTGAAACTATGCACGAGTTCTGTGTTGGAGATATCAGGACACCGATATGACTCGGTACATCTAACCCGCACCTTCATATACTACTGACATCACAGAAATATGTTTGTtcagtttaacgtcacaccgacacaattataggtcatatgccgactttccagcttttgatggttgaggaagacactcgttgcccctccgtgtattatttcattacgggcagacacttggatagaaccaccgacctttcgtaagccacctggatggcttcttcacaaaaagaattcaacgccccgaacacacatcggtgaggggcaagtgattcgaactCAGCGGCCTTAACACTCGACCCCAGCGTCTCCTAACATCTCAGAAATTATGCCACAAATCCTATTTGAAATCTGTACGtctgtattgaaaaatattgctgTCATGGGTCTAGTTGATCGAAAACTGTATGTAATAAgatttaagatttttgtttttatgtcaATCTCTTAAACtggtaaaaatatgtaaaaacaactTGTTTGTGAAAATGTCCCGACGGAACATCTAAATTTGTGTATATTTTAGTAGTATTTAATGCGTTATACTTACAGTACTTGATCGGAAACggtatgtaatatttatttatttatttgggttttacggcgcaccaacacagtataggttatatggcgccaaacaggattacaaattttggtttcacatctcatttacgaCTTCAAGAGACATTTTCAGATGTTATGCTATTAATCTTTTAGTACACATTACGCATTTACAATTGCATGCATAGATAAGTTCTATTTAATCCTGAGCTAAAGGTACAATATTGCCAgttacaaactttttaaaaatacgaCAACACACATAAAATGACTTAACACATAACGTCACATACCTGATAAATATTTGGTTTAATGTACACATTTGTGTGGTACGTAAGTAATGTAATAATGATACATATCGTTAGACAAAAGCAAAAACTAATCATTTTAATCGGCATGTTACAGGTCCAAGCTGGACATATGTCGTCGGTTGCAACACTTATTGAATACTTCAAAGAACCCATAAGTGAAgacaaatataaagaaatttaCATGACACGTGCGTTTCTCGTCTGGATGACCCATATGAGCGCTAAAGAAATGAAAGACTTACCAGATGAAATAGATGTTCTTCTTAAAGACCATCCAGCAACTGCTTTTGCTACACTATGCAAGTAAGCCTGAAGATATACCGTATAGATCAAATATACTCAAACTTTATTTTAATAATGCAGTACTCCGATTACTCTAATTCTAGTTGAAGACATAAAAGACCGTTGAAGTATATGACATTCTTACCTGGGTAAACTGTCAGCTTTAATGTCTCGAAATAACATAGGTCGTTACAAatactattagttacactgcttgttggtgacatgatatgggatatacgctgtcgaggaaatccatatcaggtttcgaaaatcatcagatttcacgATGTTTGAAATGTCTTGAAACTTCGGCTTCTATCCAGTTTCCTGTTCAATCCTTTAACTTGCAAGTACATTAAATAATTCTACAGCAAACTACTGCGTCACAAATATGTTAATTCACAAGGGCGTAACCAGGAGGATGTGACGCGTGCGATTgcatccccccacccccacctttTCGGCAAAGCTTGCATTTGTCCattctttgttatttttcagctcgctacgctcgccaacTTACATATGTTTACTATTATTGACGCTATAACCTTTGTTTAAAGTCTGTTGATAACCGTCTATATCTCAAAAGCCTCGGcagctttttacagatttttaccTAACGTTTAAATGTTGAATATGGCGATTTTACAGAAGGTTGGATGTATCTATCAATACAAAGGACTGTTATTACAACCATCATATGTTTAGATTGATCGGCTATAATTGACAGATTTTCATCAAAGGAAACTCGAGCTCAAAAGTCTTATTtactgaaagtgcaaaaagactAGTGAATATGGATTAGGTGCTGATATGATAAATGCATtactgtataaatatttttattgtggAGTTTGTACGAGTATTTGATCTAGCTTTATGAGGAATTTATCTTACAGaagtaagtctttttttttttacatgaaactgCATATGAGATCAAATTCTATAGCTGTGCCTTTTTCCGTTCAGTATATAGACGAAATTTTCCTGCACTTTCGTAAATTTAGATTAGATTTAAATTGACAGAAAAGCGTATTTTAACtcccttttcttttcttttctatagctgatgcctaattcacatttgacccgggcgccgtgcgataaattagtctaCGATTTCCTTGCGGTTCTGGGGGCATCGTAGGTGGCTACGGCCAAcggcgtatgtgttcacattatatacgagCATCGTGCTATTTTTTGTACAGGCTCTCGGGGAAGGCCGGTAGAAATCCGTACGGACGCTGAGCGGAGATTATACGGAAATCGTGCAGTTTCAGTGCAGTTGCCGTGCAGTCTAGGTCCTCAGAACTTCTTGGGGTCAGTCTGTCCACCATCTCCCGAAACATGGGTGGTTCGATTTTGAAGTAAGCTTAGAAGTCCCTATGC
The sequence above is a segment of the Mercenaria mercenaria strain notata chromosome 3, MADL_Memer_1, whole genome shotgun sequence genome. Coding sequences within it:
- the LOC123524637 gene encoding kyphoscoliosis peptidase-like, with product MSHIHSYNEDVDVTLFHTIDQHAQKVPMHNIYSEDGLMQYLSVPIGLQDKNRNIYLARSVIAFLSEVNIARRKSTYNVARSMTEIIYGSPTDSFRTLCCNAGIEAEVITGKSKGSNYQPGVQEEDCLQESKWCAFKSSGTWHLVHPQWAIVSMYGFGYGGQLIEGDGRINIQSRLQVHGQTINAFNDFWFCTKPEIFIHHCYPDNSDWQLLPGPNKTSGQFFSIPFLQQGYYEAGLELLSEYSCSLSSTKGVCIITFSDKHVARNLEFSYTLTLKSGDISGVRWDDLSQLVMFIPEVDMYTFKINLPVKGMYLFEIMVIADDIVTNASCADFKITCTEACTNCRKVPFNVGIEGFGYGNEAKKAGLKHPSEKTPVLVLNSPELEVGSDCEDEIIDFQIDSDRVNEVEFTSDIIGGVNREAVRTSTYVDGEKGRLVVKAGMKKTGDFTLAIKAREKEQGADFKTVLNYMLTTDSGEREFYRKHEKVVKQRRREITKEQKVVDKTRRKRELLMEIEELNTSTSALW